The Chryseobacterium indicum genome includes a window with the following:
- the lpxA gene encoding acyl-ACP--UDP-N-acetylglucosamine O-acyltransferase produces MIHQLAAVDKRAKISKNVIVEPFTTIAGDVEIGEGTWIGPNVTIMDGARIGKNCRIFPGTVISAIPQDLKFDGEDTQVIIGDETTIRECVTVNRGTKALGFTKIGKNCLIMATSHIAHDCVIGDHVIIVNGCGIAGHVEIGDYTVMGGLSAVHQFGKIGKHVMISGGTLVRKDIPPYVKVAREPMSYAGINSVGLRRRGFTNEKIFEIQKIYRAIFQMKMNVSQALLYIEKEMLPTAERDEILQFIQNSPRGIVKGYGTGKERE; encoded by the coding sequence ATGATTCATCAGTTAGCAGCCGTAGATAAACGTGCGAAAATCAGCAAAAATGTAATCGTAGAACCTTTTACTACAATTGCAGGGGACGTGGAAATTGGCGAAGGAACATGGATTGGTCCCAATGTTACCATCATGGATGGTGCAAGAATCGGTAAAAATTGCAGAATTTTTCCGGGAACGGTAATTTCTGCGATTCCTCAGGATTTGAAATTTGATGGTGAAGATACGCAGGTCATTATCGGCGATGAAACAACGATCAGAGAATGTGTAACGGTAAACAGAGGAACAAAAGCCTTAGGTTTTACTAAAATCGGGAAAAACTGCCTTATTATGGCAACTTCCCACATTGCTCATGACTGTGTTATCGGAGATCATGTGATCATCGTAAACGGGTGCGGTATTGCAGGCCACGTAGAAATCGGAGATTATACCGTAATGGGTGGTTTATCTGCTGTTCATCAGTTCGGAAAAATCGGAAAACACGTAATGATTTCAGGAGGTACTCTGGTAAGAAAAGACATTCCGCCTTATGTAAAAGTAGCGAGAGAGCCGATGTCTTATGCAGGAATTAATTCCGTAGGTTTAAGAAGAAGAGGATTTACCAATGAGAAAATCTTTGAAATTCAGAAAATTTACAGAGCGATCTTCCAGATGAAGATGAATGTTTCCCAAGCGTTGCTTTACATCGAAAAAGAAATGCTTCCGACGGCTGAAAGAGATGAAATCCTTCAGTTTATCCAGAATTCTCCTCGAGGAATCGTGAAAGGATACGGAACAGGGAAGGAAAGAGAATAG
- the efp gene encoding elongation factor P, which produces MATSNDIRKGLCIEYSNDIYKVIEFLHVKPGKGPAFVRTKLKSVTNGKVIDNTFSAGHKIDEVKVITRKYQYLYDDENGFHFMNNDDFSQLYLNKEMIENSNLMKAGEEVTIILKEADETPLSAELPQSVYLEVVEADPGVKGNTATNALKNAIVETGARVMVPLFIEPGDKIKVSTEDGSYLERVKE; this is translated from the coding sequence ATGGCAACAAGTAACGATATCAGAAAAGGACTTTGCATCGAATACAGCAACGATATTTATAAAGTTATCGAATTCCTTCACGTAAAACCGGGAAAAGGTCCTGCTTTCGTTAGAACAAAATTAAAATCTGTAACCAACGGTAAAGTAATCGACAATACTTTCTCTGCAGGTCACAAAATTGATGAGGTAAAAGTAATCACAAGAAAATACCAGTATCTTTACGATGATGAAAATGGTTTTCACTTCATGAATAACGATGACTTCTCTCAGTTATACCTTAACAAAGAAATGATCGAAAACTCCAACCTGATGAAAGCGGGTGAAGAAGTAACCATCATTTTGAAAGAAGCGGACGAAACTCCGCTTTCGGCAGAATTACCGCAGTCCGTTTATCTGGAAGTGGTAGAAGCGGATCCGGGAGTAAAAGGAAACACAGCAACCAACGCTCTTAAAAACGCAATCGTAGAAACAGGAGCAAGAGTAATGGTCCCTCTGTTCATTGAGCCGGGAGACAAGATCAAAGTAAGCACAGAAGATGGTTCTTACTTAGAAAGAGTAAAAGAATAA
- a CDS encoding UDP-3-O-(3-hydroxymyristoyl)glucosamine N-acyltransferase: MTFHQPQKLKTIAELIGAKFVGSEDFEVLGTNEIHMVKAGEIVFVNHPKYYDKALNSAATIILIDKEVECPEGKALLVSEDPFRDFNKINTHFTRIYNFTEELHDVEIGEGTKIHASAVIGNNVKIGKNTLIFPNVVIGDRTVIGDNVVIQSNTVLGGDAFYYRKLNGNFDRLISVGNVVIENNVEIGNGCTIDRGVTDSTIIGEGSILDNQIQIGHDTVIGKKCLIASQVGIAGCCVIGDEVTLWGQVGIASGNKIESGSVLLGKTGVNRDLEKGTYIGMFAEDFKTYLKKEVKLRNLK; encoded by the coding sequence ATGACGTTTCATCAGCCACAAAAACTGAAAACTATTGCCGAACTTATCGGGGCAAAATTTGTAGGTTCAGAAGACTTCGAAGTGTTGGGAACGAATGAAATTCACATGGTAAAAGCCGGTGAAATCGTTTTCGTTAACCATCCCAAATATTACGATAAAGCATTAAATTCCGCTGCGACGATTATTTTGATCGATAAAGAAGTAGAATGCCCGGAAGGAAAAGCACTGCTGGTTTCAGAAGATCCTTTCAGAGATTTCAATAAAATCAATACCCATTTTACAAGAATCTATAACTTCACGGAAGAACTTCATGATGTAGAAATAGGAGAGGGAACAAAAATTCATGCTTCTGCGGTTATCGGAAATAACGTGAAAATAGGAAAAAACACCCTGATTTTTCCTAATGTTGTCATCGGCGACCGAACAGTAATCGGAGATAATGTAGTGATCCAGTCCAATACCGTTTTAGGCGGCGATGCCTTTTACTACAGAAAACTGAACGGCAATTTCGACCGTCTCATTTCGGTAGGAAACGTAGTGATCGAGAACAATGTAGAGATCGGAAACGGTTGTACCATCGACAGAGGAGTTACAGATTCTACCATTATCGGAGAAGGTTCTATTCTGGATAATCAGATCCAGATTGGGCACGATACCGTGATTGGAAAAAAATGTCTTATCGCTTCTCAGGTCGGTATTGCAGGATGCTGTGTAATCGGTGATGAGGTTACCTTATGGGGACAGGTGGGCATTGCCTCAGGAAATAAAATTGAAAGCGGTTCTGTATTATTAGGGAAAACCGGAGTAAACAGAGATCTCGAAAAAGGAACTTACATCGGGATGTTTGCGGAAGATTTTAAAACGTATCTTAAAAAAGAAGTCAAACTGAGAAATCTCAAATAA
- the sucD gene encoding succinate--CoA ligase subunit alpha: protein MSILVNKDSKVIVQGFTGNEGTFHASQMIEYGTNVVGGVTPGKGGSEHLGKPVFNTVADAVEKAGANVSIIFVPPAFAADAIMEAAEAGIKVIVCITEGIPVADMVKVKSYIADRDCRLIGPNCPGIITSEEAKIGIMPGFVFKKGKVGIVSKSGTLTYEAADQVVRAGYGISTAIGIGGDPIIGTTTREALELFINDPETEAVVMIGEIGGGLEAEAARWYKASGSTKPVVGFIAGQTAPKGRTMGHAGAIVGGAEDTAQAKMEIMRENGINVVDSPADIGATVAKILG, encoded by the coding sequence ATGTCAATTTTAGTAAACAAAGATTCTAAAGTAATTGTACAAGGATTTACAGGGAACGAAGGTACTTTCCACGCAAGCCAGATGATCGAATACGGAACCAACGTAGTAGGAGGTGTTACTCCGGGAAAAGGAGGAAGCGAGCACTTAGGAAAGCCTGTATTCAATACGGTAGCAGATGCTGTAGAAAAAGCCGGAGCTAACGTAAGTATTATTTTCGTACCGCCTGCATTTGCTGCTGACGCTATTATGGAAGCTGCTGAAGCTGGGATCAAAGTTATTGTATGTATTACTGAAGGTATTCCTGTAGCGGATATGGTGAAAGTAAAATCTTACATTGCTGACAGAGACTGCAGATTGATCGGTCCGAACTGCCCGGGAATCATTACTTCTGAAGAAGCTAAAATTGGAATTATGCCAGGTTTCGTTTTCAAAAAAGGTAAAGTAGGTATCGTTTCTAAATCAGGTACTCTTACTTACGAAGCTGCAGATCAGGTAGTAAGAGCGGGTTACGGTATCTCTACAGCAATCGGTATCGGTGGAGACCCGATCATCGGAACAACTACAAGAGAAGCTTTGGAATTATTCATCAACGATCCTGAAACTGAAGCGGTTGTAATGATCGGAGAAATCGGTGGAGGTCTTGAAGCGGAAGCAGCAAGATGGTACAAAGCAAGTGGTTCTACAAAGCCGGTTGTAGGTTTCATCGCAGGACAGACTGCTCCTAAAGGAAGAACAATGGGACACGCAGGTGCAATCGTAGGCGGAGCAGAAGATACAGCTCAGGCTAAGATGGAAATCATGAGAGAAAACGGAATTAACGTGGTAGACTCTCCTGCTGATATTGGTGCTACTGTTGCAAAAATTCTAGGATAA
- a CDS encoding porin family protein: MKKFLLASALALSTMSFAQIDFSSTRFGVTVGGNYSRVKNAHNPSGPRYTVQAGVLALIPIGSANQFFIQPEVVYFGAGETGKDKDAKNYPGYDAVYANNYLSVPISFKGYFSESESEFFGLIGPRFNFLLSQNVKNAPKIYYTKDQIDPNYPNVNGKASSFNFGIGLGVGYSYKRQLELTARYDFGVTNTYPGLDQEPKGTNKGKSEQVLSLSLSYIFK, encoded by the coding sequence ATGAAAAAATTTTTATTAGCCTCTGCATTGGCACTTTCTACCATGTCTTTCGCACAGATCGATTTTAGTAGTACAAGATTTGGTGTCACTGTCGGAGGAAACTATTCCCGAGTGAAGAATGCTCACAATCCTTCCGGTCCTAGATATACCGTTCAGGCAGGAGTATTGGCTTTAATACCGATAGGTTCAGCCAACCAGTTTTTCATACAGCCTGAAGTAGTTTACTTTGGAGCAGGAGAAACAGGAAAGGATAAGGATGCTAAAAACTATCCAGGTTATGATGCTGTATACGCAAATAACTATCTGAGTGTACCGATCTCGTTTAAAGGATATTTTTCTGAATCTGAATCTGAATTTTTTGGGTTAATAGGTCCTAGATTTAATTTTTTATTAAGTCAGAACGTTAAAAACGCACCTAAGATCTACTACACAAAAGATCAGATTGATCCGAATTATCCTAATGTAAATGGTAAAGCAAGTTCATTTAACTTTGGAATAGGACTAGGAGTAGGATATAGCTATAAAAGACAGCTTGAACTTACGGCAAGATATGATTTCGGAGTTACGAATACATATCCCGGCCTTGATCAGGAGCCGAAAGGGACCAATAAAGGAAAGTCTGAGCAGGTTCTTAGTTTAAGCTTAAGCTACATCTTCAAATAA
- a CDS encoding ABC transporter permease, translated as MNNIFLITKREFLTQVKKKSFIILTLLAPILLLGFGAVIGLMFKANESHSIIEVVDKNGLFKNQLKSNDKLNYVFVSAADEKSKINNLKNNESLDGILVLPELKDQNFDELEKNTRLVINNKIGFDTKQKIVSDINEIIKKEKIKKLGIAEIQLDNLDKSFNLKTINVSENNKEDSDLAFGVKSVLSMLLMYVTFMFIIIYGVRVMRSVLEEKNNRVVEIIISSVKPFELMMGKILGVTMVALTQFIVWITMSVIGALVLNTGFSAIPKNIPGNEGVAEKFDVLQMGTQISHSLLELNFPLIIFVFITFFLLGYIFYSSIYAAIGSAVDNETETQQFTLFAVLPLMLGMYGSFTLMNNPDGPLGFWLSIIPFTSPVAMIARIPYGVPAWQIALSIGLLLGTTLFMIFLAGKIYRVGILMYGNKATLKEIWKWIKG; from the coding sequence ATGAATAATATTTTTTTAATTACAAAAAGAGAATTTCTTACGCAGGTTAAGAAAAAATCTTTCATCATATTAACGCTTTTAGCTCCGATTCTTTTACTGGGTTTTGGCGCTGTTATCGGTTTGATGTTTAAGGCTAACGAATCTCACAGCATTATTGAAGTAGTTGATAAAAACGGCTTGTTTAAAAATCAACTGAAATCGAATGATAAACTGAACTATGTTTTTGTTTCTGCGGCAGATGAAAAGTCAAAGATCAACAATCTGAAGAACAATGAATCTTTAGACGGAATTTTGGTTCTGCCTGAACTGAAAGATCAGAATTTTGACGAATTAGAAAAGAATACGAGACTTGTCATCAACAATAAAATCGGGTTCGATACGAAGCAGAAGATTGTTTCGGACATTAATGAAATCATTAAAAAGGAAAAAATAAAGAAACTCGGAATCGCAGAAATACAACTTGATAATCTGGACAAAAGTTTCAATTTAAAAACCATCAACGTTTCAGAAAACAATAAAGAAGATTCTGATCTTGCTTTCGGCGTAAAAAGCGTTCTGAGTATGCTTTTAATGTACGTGACTTTCATGTTCATTATTATTTACGGAGTTAGGGTGATGAGAAGCGTACTGGAAGAGAAAAACAACCGTGTTGTGGAAATTATTATTTCTTCGGTGAAGCCTTTTGAACTGATGATGGGAAAAATTCTGGGGGTAACAATGGTTGCACTTACTCAATTTATCGTTTGGATCACGATGTCGGTTATCGGAGCTTTGGTTCTGAATACCGGATTTTCTGCCATTCCGAAAAATATTCCCGGGAATGAAGGTGTTGCTGAAAAATTTGATGTTTTACAGATGGGAACTCAGATTTCGCATAGTTTACTGGAACTGAATTTCCCTTTAATTATTTTCGTTTTTATAACATTTTTCCTTTTAGGATATATCTTTTACAGTTCCATTTATGCCGCAATCGGTTCTGCTGTAGATAACGAGACAGAAACGCAGCAGTTCACATTATTTGCAGTTCTGCCTTTAATGCTTGGAATGTATGGGAGTTTCACGTTAATGAATAATCCGGATGGTCCTTTAGGATTCTGGCTTTCTATTATTCCGTTTACGTCTCCTGTTGCCATGATTGCGAGAATTCCTTACGGAGTTCCGGCGTGGCAGATTGCGCTGTCTATTGGCTTGCTTCTAGGAACGACTCTTTTTATGATATTTCTGGCAGGTAAAATTTACCGTGTGGGAATTTTAATGTACGGAAATAAAGCTACTCTGAAGGAAATCTGGAAATGGATTAAAGGATAA
- a CDS encoding ABC transporter ATP-binding protein gives MLKAEHIRKTYNAGKKVALDDFSIHVPKGSVYGLLGPNGAGKTSFIRIINQITQADSGEIQINGQKLNPDHIKDIGYMPEERGLYKNMTVGDQLLYFGELKGMKKNDALTEAKKWFDKLHIDQWWKKKLSELSKGMAQKIQFVVTVLHRPHLLILDEPFSGFDPVNANLIKDQIIDLKNNGTTIILSTHRMESVEEMCDYVALINNSKKIIDGRVFDVREKFKKNIFGITVSDVNDSQLEAFRNKYEIFNISNENNLLSFDLKNETDQNHILLDLVHVGKVRSFDEKIPSMNEVFINAVSNNS, from the coding sequence ATGCTAAAAGCTGAACATATTAGAAAGACCTATAACGCAGGAAAAAAGGTAGCTTTGGATGATTTCAGCATCCATGTTCCGAAAGGAAGTGTTTATGGTCTTTTAGGTCCGAACGGAGCCGGAAAAACTTCTTTTATCCGGATCATCAATCAAATTACACAGGCAGATTCCGGAGAAATACAGATCAACGGACAAAAGCTTAATCCGGATCATATTAAAGATATCGGTTATATGCCTGAAGAACGCGGGCTTTATAAAAACATGACGGTTGGAGATCAGCTTCTCTATTTCGGAGAACTGAAAGGCATGAAAAAGAATGATGCGTTAACCGAGGCAAAAAAGTGGTTTGATAAACTTCACATCGACCAATGGTGGAAGAAAAAGCTGTCTGAGCTGTCAAAAGGGATGGCGCAGAAAATCCAGTTTGTAGTTACCGTTCTTCACCGTCCGCATTTGTTGATTCTTGATGAACCTTTTTCTGGTTTTGATCCTGTAAATGCCAATTTAATTAAAGACCAGATTATTGATCTTAAGAATAACGGAACTACCATTATCCTTTCTACTCACAGAATGGAAAGTGTGGAGGAAATGTGCGATTATGTGGCTTTGATTAATAATTCAAAAAAAATTATCGACGGAAGGGTTTTTGATGTACGCGAGAAATTCAAGAAAAATATTTTCGGAATTACGGTTTCTGATGTCAATGATTCTCAACTGGAGGCTTTCAGAAATAAATATGAAATTTTCAATATCAGCAATGAAAACAATTTGCTTTCCTTTGATCTGAAAAATGAGACTGACCAAAATCATATTCTTCTGGATCTTGTACATGTGGGAAAAGTAAGGTCATTCGACGAAAAAATTCCGAGTATGAACGAGGTGTTTATTAATGCGGTAAGCAACAATTCTTAA
- a CDS encoding T9SS type A sorting domain-containing protein, which produces MRKLLLLFIFLGAFVGFSGNMKAQIKEPASFSQKSDDGVLVAYPNPAKDFLIVKAKDPNLKIRSVIFYSILGTQIASYSVNMNSGEINIEKLKPGKYLIRYILSDNTMKVTQIMKQ; this is translated from the coding sequence ATGAGAAAACTTTTACTTTTGTTTATCTTTTTAGGCGCATTTGTTGGATTTTCCGGCAATATGAAAGCGCAGATAAAGGAGCCGGCTTCCTTCTCTCAGAAGTCTGATGACGGAGTGCTTGTTGCTTATCCTAATCCGGCTAAGGATTTCCTTATCGTAAAAGCGAAAGATCCGAACCTGAAAATCCGAAGTGTGATTTTCTACTCTATTTTGGGTACACAGATCGCAAGCTACTCGGTAAACATGAATTCCGGTGAGATTAATATTGAAAAACTAAAGCCCGGTAAATATTTAATCCGATATATTCTGAGTGACAACACGATGAAAGTCACACAGATTATGAAACAATAA